A DNA window from Mycobacteriales bacterium contains the following coding sequences:
- a CDS encoding putative Ig domain-containing protein — protein sequence MTRLTSRLAAAVVVTALIGGALALTAAPAGATPTSGVVTAWGANTFGQAGLPAAAQSDVTAISAGFNFGLALKTNGSVVAWGDNSEGATSVPAAAGSGVVAIDAEQIQAIALKADGSVVSWGHTSNTPANVAGATQIAAFGVGGLALMPDHTIRTWGYNSPAIPAALQGHTVGIDAGNSFVVALTDTGSVVAFAAGPSIAAGTVPDAAKSGVRKVVAGGDSAAALKDDGSVVAWGANFDPTPAAATSGVVDLTVSDGLVVALKSDGTLVPWTSVGYYYYTDVRTIPPAAGYKVSDLASGMSFAMTLHQPEAAPTVTTQPAATTVTSGRTASLSAAADGFPTPTAKWQRASAGSDSFTDIPGATTTSYTTGTLTTADSGVRYRAVFTNSLGTTTSQAAAMTVSAAAPTVTTQPAAATVTSGSTASLTAAATGDPTPTVKWQRAASGSDSFTDIPGATGSSYTTGTLTTADGGARYRAVFSNAGGTATSNPAAVTVNAAAPTVTRQPDNTYRVAGDSAVFTAAGAGDPAPTVKWQRANPGSDEFTDIPGATASTYTTGALSNADGYSRYRAVFTNSAGSVTSSPATLFLEVATPAPPMVEAPNAAVNQPYLFTIPVTGVLDPTVTKTSGTLPPGLSLSANGTLSGTPTTAGNWQFAVTTNGSPSTANVRIAVQPGPTIAGTAPDGQVSYQYQWIPTLTGRPTLTVSAGALPDGVRISNNQLLTGVPTRSGAFTFTLQADNGYGTPATLTRTVTIKQGPGISLPLSGELPRGTVGTPYAFQFNTTGYPAPTVTIASGTLPTGLSIDATGKITGTPTKAALFGFTVKASNGAVQDSSTYATIAVNEPSPAATITGAPPAAVRNADYSYIFTLGGNPTPTVTRTSGTLPPGLTLTGATLAGQPTQNGTYTFTLTASNQYGTADLPVTMIVGTAPVIGADAPTGTVGAAYAFTYPVTASPDASVTVTGTPPAGLDVSSGIVSGTPTKAGVYTYTVTATNQFGTASRTQQVTVDPATAGQAKVSTPPASVQPGAWESDDTIRVFGEKTNQVLSADLTVGGVTIPAGTKVNSYYVHADAVGNANTDHPFSGSVSFGTKVLGVATSTAGLQATAPAFGVPGTTYSTSADQGLEYNDTATLSTQSTVSMSFHGYNTADAIRIITLAP from the coding sequence ATGACCCGCCTCACCTCCCGCCTCGCCGCGGCCGTCGTCGTCACGGCGCTGATCGGCGGAGCACTCGCGCTCACCGCCGCGCCGGCCGGGGCAACGCCGACCTCCGGCGTCGTCACCGCCTGGGGTGCGAACACATTCGGACAGGCGGGCCTCCCGGCCGCCGCCCAGTCCGACGTCACCGCCATCTCCGCCGGATTCAACTTCGGGCTGGCCCTCAAGACCAACGGCTCGGTGGTCGCCTGGGGTGACAACTCCGAAGGAGCCACGAGCGTCCCGGCCGCGGCCGGCTCCGGCGTCGTCGCCATCGACGCCGAGCAAATCCAAGCGATCGCGCTGAAGGCCGACGGCTCGGTGGTGAGCTGGGGCCACACGTCCAACACGCCGGCCAATGTGGCCGGTGCCACGCAGATCGCCGCGTTCGGTGTCGGTGGTCTGGCCCTGATGCCCGACCACACCATCCGCACCTGGGGATACAACAGCCCGGCCATCCCGGCCGCCCTGCAGGGTCACACGGTGGGCATCGACGCCGGCAACAGCTTCGTCGTCGCGCTGACCGACACCGGATCGGTGGTGGCCTTCGCCGCTGGTCCATCGATCGCTGCGGGTACGGTTCCGGACGCCGCGAAGTCCGGCGTGCGGAAGGTCGTCGCCGGAGGCGACAGTGCCGCGGCGCTCAAGGACGACGGCTCCGTGGTGGCCTGGGGCGCGAACTTCGATCCGACGCCCGCCGCGGCGACGTCCGGTGTCGTCGACCTGACGGTCTCCGACGGTCTCGTGGTCGCGCTGAAGTCCGACGGCACCCTGGTGCCCTGGACATCGGTCGGCTACTACTACTACACCGACGTACGCACCATCCCGCCCGCGGCCGGCTACAAGGTCAGCGATCTGGCCTCCGGTATGTCGTTTGCGATGACTCTCCACCAGCCGGAGGCGGCACCGACGGTGACCACGCAGCCGGCGGCGACGACCGTCACGTCCGGCCGGACCGCGTCCCTCAGCGCGGCGGCGGACGGCTTCCCGACCCCGACCGCAAAGTGGCAGCGCGCTTCCGCCGGCAGCGACTCGTTCACCGACATCCCGGGCGCCACGACGACCAGCTACACCACCGGCACGCTGACCACCGCCGACAGCGGCGTCCGCTACCGGGCCGTGTTCACCAACTCGCTGGGGACGACGACCAGCCAGGCCGCGGCCATGACCGTCAGCGCCGCCGCGCCGACGGTGACCACGCAGCCGGCGGCGGCGACCGTCACGTCCGGCAGCACCGCCTCGCTCACCGCGGCCGCCACCGGCGACCCGACGCCGACCGTGAAATGGCAGCGGGCCGCATCCGGCAGTGACTCGTTCACCGACATCCCCGGCGCCACCGGCTCGTCCTACACCACCGGCACCCTCACCACCGCCGACGGCGGCGCCCGCTACCGCGCCGTCTTCAGCAACGCCGGCGGCACCGCGACCAGCAACCCCGCGGCCGTGACCGTGAACGCCGCCGCTCCGACGGTGACGCGGCAGCCGGACAACACGTACCGCGTGGCGGGCGACTCGGCGGTGTTCACCGCGGCCGGCGCCGGCGACCCGGCCCCGACCGTGAAGTGGCAGCGGGCGAACCCCGGCAGCGACGAGTTCACCGACATCCCGGGCGCGACCGCCAGCACGTACACCACCGGTGCGCTGAGCAACGCCGACGGCTACAGCCGCTACCGGGCGGTGTTCACCAACTCGGCCGGCTCGGTGACCTCCAGCCCGGCGACGCTGTTCCTCGAAGTCGCGACGCCGGCGCCGCCGATGGTGGAGGCACCGAACGCGGCGGTCAACCAGCCGTACCTGTTCACGATCCCGGTCACCGGGGTGCTCGACCCGACGGTGACGAAGACCAGCGGAACCCTGCCGCCGGGCCTGAGCCTGAGCGCGAACGGCACGCTGAGCGGCACCCCGACCACGGCCGGGAACTGGCAGTTCGCCGTGACCACCAACGGCAGCCCGTCGACGGCCAACGTGCGGATCGCCGTGCAGCCGGGGCCGACCATCGCCGGCACCGCACCTGACGGTCAGGTCAGCTACCAGTACCAGTGGATTCCGACCCTGACCGGCCGGCCCACGCTGACGGTGTCCGCGGGCGCCCTGCCCGACGGGGTGCGGATCAGCAACAACCAGCTGCTCACCGGCGTGCCGACCAGGTCGGGCGCGTTCACCTTCACGCTGCAGGCCGACAACGGGTACGGCACCCCGGCGACCCTCACCCGGACGGTCACCATCAAGCAGGGCCCGGGCATCTCGCTGCCGCTCTCCGGGGAGCTGCCCCGCGGCACCGTCGGCACGCCGTACGCGTTCCAGTTCAACACCACCGGCTACCCGGCCCCGACCGTGACGATCGCGTCCGGCACGCTGCCGACCGGCCTGTCCATCGACGCCACCGGCAAGATCACCGGCACCCCGACCAAGGCGGCCCTGTTCGGCTTCACGGTCAAGGCGAGCAACGGCGCCGTCCAGGATTCCTCCACGTACGCGACGATCGCGGTCAACGAGCCGAGCCCGGCCGCGACCATCACCGGCGCGCCTCCGGCGGCGGTCCGCAACGCCGACTACAGCTACATCTTCACGCTGGGCGGCAACCCCACCCCGACCGTCACCCGGACCAGCGGAACCCTTCCGCCCGGCCTGACCCTGACCGGCGCGACGCTGGCCGGCCAGCCCACCCAGAACGGCACCTACACCTTCACGCTGACCGCCTCCAACCAGTACGGCACCGCCGACCTGCCGGTCACCATGATCGTCGGCACCGCCCCGGTGATCGGCGCCGACGCCCCGACCGGCACCGTCGGCGCGGCGTACGCCTTCACCTATCCGGTCACCGCGTCCCCGGACGCGAGCGTCACGGTCACGGGCACGCCTCCGGCCGGACTGGACGTGTCGAGCGGGATCGTGTCCGGCACGCCGACCAAGGCCGGCGTCTACACGTACACCGTCACGGCGACCAACCAGTTCGGCACGGCCTCCAGGACCCAGCAGGTGACCGTCGATCCGGCCACCGCCGGTCAGGCGAAGGTGAGCACCCCGCCCGCCTCCGTCCAGCCCGGCGCCTGGGAGAGCGACGACACCATCCGGGTGTTCGGGGAGAAGACCAACCAGGTCCTCTCCGCCGACCTGACCGTCGGCGGGGTCACGATCCCGGCCGGCACCAAGGTCAACAGCTACTACGTGCACGCCGACGCCGTCGGCAACGCCAACACCGATCACCCCTTCAGCGGCTCGGTCAGCTTCGGCACCAAGGTCCTCGGCGTCGCCACCAGCACCGCCGGCCTGCAGGCCACTGCGCCAGCCTTCGGGGTGCCCGGCACCACCTACTCCACCAGCGCCGACCAGGGCCTGGAGTACAACGACACCGCCACGCTCAGCACCCAGAGCACGGTGTCGATGAGCTTCCACGGCTACAACACGGCCGACGCTATCCGGATCATCACCCTCGCTCCCTGA
- a CDS encoding helix-turn-helix transcriptional regulator encodes MSGEEAGGERSYLRLVSRRVRSQRVLAGITQDELAERAGMSRVTLGSIERGDHGASVLTYLKVARALGVPMGTLLDEENRR; translated from the coding sequence GTGAGCGGGGAGGAGGCCGGCGGGGAGCGCTCGTATCTGCGGTTGGTGAGTCGCCGCGTCCGGTCGCAGCGGGTGCTGGCCGGGATCACGCAGGACGAGCTGGCGGAGCGGGCCGGCATGTCTCGGGTGACGCTCGGATCGATCGAGCGGGGCGATCACGGGGCGTCCGTGCTGACCTACCTGAAGGTGGCACGGGCACTCGGGGTGCCTATGGGCACGCTGCTGGACGAGGAGAACCGGCGATGA
- a CDS encoding helix-turn-helix transcriptional regulator has translation MTGNPDAPAASAALPAGQGEALFLRALGKRVRLLRRLRELSQEELAQAAGMSRSFVSLIEKGTHGVDVVRLWRLAAVLDVSLLELVDVQA, from the coding sequence ATGACCGGCAACCCGGATGCACCGGCAGCCAGCGCGGCGCTGCCAGCCGGCCAAGGCGAGGCGCTGTTCTTGCGGGCGCTGGGCAAGCGGGTGCGGCTGCTCCGCCGGCTGCGGGAGCTGTCGCAGGAAGAGCTGGCGCAGGCGGCCGGGATGTCGCGCAGCTTCGTGAGCCTGATCGAGAAGGGCACTCACGGCGTCGATGTCGTCCGCCTGTGGCGGCTGGCCGCGGTCCTGGACGTGTCGCTGCTCGAGCTGGTCGACGTGCAGGCATGA
- a CDS encoding type II toxin-antitoxin system VapC family toxin, producing the protein MSRPTLYSPYVAIDTDVASLAFRDRLPAGLAARLAGHTLCVSFVTVAELTVWAEVRHWGTRNRTNLHDWLGTFVRLPYDDDVATTWGHIQAAAILRGRTRPANDTWIAACCLQRGIPLATRNIKDYTDFANHDGLSLITE; encoded by the coding sequence GTGAGCCGGCCGACCCTCTACAGCCCGTACGTTGCGATCGACACGGATGTCGCATCTCTTGCGTTCCGCGACCGCCTACCGGCCGGCCTGGCCGCACGCCTCGCCGGCCACACGCTGTGCGTGTCCTTCGTGACCGTCGCCGAGCTGACCGTGTGGGCCGAGGTCCGCCACTGGGGCACCCGCAACCGCACCAACCTGCACGACTGGCTCGGCACCTTCGTACGGCTCCCCTACGACGACGACGTCGCCACCACCTGGGGCCACATCCAAGCCGCCGCCATCCTGCGCGGCCGTACCCGGCCGGCGAACGACACCTGGATCGCCGCCTGCTGCCTCCAACGAGGCATCCCCCTCGCCACCCGCAACATCAAGGACTACACCGACTTCGCCAACCACGACGGTCTATCCCTGATCACCGAGTAG